In the genome of Drosophila subpulchrella strain 33 F10 #4 breed RU33 chromosome 2L, RU_Dsub_v1.1 Primary Assembly, whole genome shotgun sequence, one region contains:
- the LOC119546888 gene encoding beta-1,4-glucuronyltransferase 1 isoform X1, producing MRFEPLGQKMFTRRNWLLRCSILINVAVILYIGSQLMIGGGNNFTNGGGFLLQDQQQVAMMQVGSAASAAQVQPQQPPTPKNQNQVAEIFESEEKQLVNSNADSPAAAAPQAAEGAPPLANDSGGAAAALSDPAQVIGNIGSNGNAEANNTQSEGGYIVTGDEKELEERVRSLINCFDHDYHQQTLQRGDFWVLQNYVRAEHGDIKCHESITYTTHADYTFLDNLIPLLERWNAPVSIAMHAPGTDFQPTVDSIRYLRECLPGSHLVRAYTTFHIYFGTKHIPKSVPKPHDVFKTGYNCTLPPPYFNVSSGHLYKAQKKLLYPVNVGRNIARDSALTHFILASDIELYPNPGLVKKFLEMIARNEQYLRRKAPRVFPLAIFEVEENSPVPHDKTELQEFLRTGKAIPFHKRVCASCHGVPKSKEWMSANETDELSVFHIGKRTGYYVHWEPIYIGTHADPHYDERLSWEGKSDKMPQGYALCVMDYEFHILDNAFLVHKPGIKVLKKDNRRAMLSGKTNQLIRKIIYPELKIMYGMRKGCAI from the exons ATGCGTTTTGAGCCTTTGGGCCAGAAAATGTTCACCCGCCGCAACTGGCTGCTGCGCTGCAGCATTCTGATCAACGTGGCGGTGATCCTGTACATCGGCAGTCAGTTGATGATCGGCGGCGGCAACAACTTTACGAATGGCGGCGGATTCCTGCTGCAGGACCAACAACAGGTGGCGATGATGCAGGTGGGCTCCGCCGCCTCAGCGGCTCAGGTGCAGCCGCAACAGCCTCCCACGCCCAAGAACCAAAAC CAGGTGGCCGAGATCTTTGAGTCTGAGGAGAAGCAGCTGGTCAACTCCAATGCAGActctccagcagcagcagcacctcAGGCGGCCGAAGGAGCTCCACCTTTGGCAAATGACAGCGGTGGAGCAGCCGCTGCCCTCAGCGATCCCGCCCAGGTGATCGGCAACATTGGATCTAATGGCAATgccgaggccaacaacacccAATCCGAAGGTGGCTACATAGTCACCGGCGACGAAAAGGAGCTGGAGGAGCGGGTTAGATCGCTGATCAACTGCTTCGACCACGACTACCACCAGCAGACGTTGCAGCGTGGGGATTTCTGGGTGCTCCAGAACTATGTGCGGGCGGAACATGGGGACATCAAGTGCCACGAGTCCATTACCTACACAACGCATGCGGACTACACGTTCCTGGACAACCTTATTCCGCTTCTGGAGCGCTGGAACGCCCCGGTGAGCATTGCCATGCACGCGCCCGGCACGGATTTTCAGCCCACTGTGGACTCGATCCGGTACCTAAGGGAATGCCTGCCCGGCAGCCACCTGGTGCGTGCCTACACCACCTTCCACATCTACTTCGGCACCAAGCACATCCCCAAGTCGGTGCCCAAGCCGCACGACGTCTTCAAGACGGGCTACAACTGCACACTCCCACCGCCGTACTTCAACGTGAGCTCGGGCCATCTGTACAAGGCGCAGAAGAAGCTTCTGTATCCGGTGAATGTGGGTCGCAACATTGCCCGCGATTCGGCGCTTACCCACTTTATCCTGGCCTCGGACATCGAGCTGTATCCGAACCCGGGTCTGGTGAAGAAATTCCTCGAGATGATTGCCCGCAATGAGCAATACTTGAGGCGCAAAGCTCCCAG GGTATTCCCATTGGCCATCTTCGAGGTGGAGGAGAACTCTCCGGTGCCCCATGACAAGACCGAACTGCAGGAGTTCTTGCGCACAGGCAAAGCCATACCCTTCCATAAACGGGTCTGCGCCAGCTGTCATGGCGTACCCAAGTCCAAGGAGTGGATGTCCGCCAATGAGACAGACGAACTTAGTGTGTTTCATATAG GAAAACGAACTGGTTACTATGTGCACTGGGAGCCCATCTATATTGGAACCCATGCCGATCCTCACTACGATGAGAGACTCAGCTGGGAGGGTAAAAGCGACAAGATGCCTCAG GGCTATGCGCTTTGCGTAATGGACTACGAGTTCCACATACTGGATAACGCATTTCTGGTCCACAAACCTGGCATCAAAGTGCTGAAAAAGGACAATCGACGAGCCATGCTGTCCGGGAAGACGAACCAGCTGATACGAAAGATCATCTATCCAGAACTGAAGATCATGTACGGCATGCGCAAGGGATGTGCGATATAG
- the LOC119546888 gene encoding beta-1,4-glucuronyltransferase 1 isoform X2, whose translation MRFEPLGQKMFTRRNWLLRCSILINVAVILYIGSQLMIGGGNNFTNGGGFLLQDQQQVAMMQVGSAASAAQVQPQQPPTPKNQNVAEIFESEEKQLVNSNADSPAAAAPQAAEGAPPLANDSGGAAAALSDPAQVIGNIGSNGNAEANNTQSEGGYIVTGDEKELEERVRSLINCFDHDYHQQTLQRGDFWVLQNYVRAEHGDIKCHESITYTTHADYTFLDNLIPLLERWNAPVSIAMHAPGTDFQPTVDSIRYLRECLPGSHLVRAYTTFHIYFGTKHIPKSVPKPHDVFKTGYNCTLPPPYFNVSSGHLYKAQKKLLYPVNVGRNIARDSALTHFILASDIELYPNPGLVKKFLEMIARNEQYLRRKAPRVFPLAIFEVEENSPVPHDKTELQEFLRTGKAIPFHKRVCASCHGVPKSKEWMSANETDELSVFHIGKRTGYYVHWEPIYIGTHADPHYDERLSWEGKSDKMPQGYALCVMDYEFHILDNAFLVHKPGIKVLKKDNRRAMLSGKTNQLIRKIIYPELKIMYGMRKGCAI comes from the exons ATGCGTTTTGAGCCTTTGGGCCAGAAAATGTTCACCCGCCGCAACTGGCTGCTGCGCTGCAGCATTCTGATCAACGTGGCGGTGATCCTGTACATCGGCAGTCAGTTGATGATCGGCGGCGGCAACAACTTTACGAATGGCGGCGGATTCCTGCTGCAGGACCAACAACAGGTGGCGATGATGCAGGTGGGCTCCGCCGCCTCAGCGGCTCAGGTGCAGCCGCAACAGCCTCCCACGCCCAAGAACCAAAAC GTGGCCGAGATCTTTGAGTCTGAGGAGAAGCAGCTGGTCAACTCCAATGCAGActctccagcagcagcagcacctcAGGCGGCCGAAGGAGCTCCACCTTTGGCAAATGACAGCGGTGGAGCAGCCGCTGCCCTCAGCGATCCCGCCCAGGTGATCGGCAACATTGGATCTAATGGCAATgccgaggccaacaacacccAATCCGAAGGTGGCTACATAGTCACCGGCGACGAAAAGGAGCTGGAGGAGCGGGTTAGATCGCTGATCAACTGCTTCGACCACGACTACCACCAGCAGACGTTGCAGCGTGGGGATTTCTGGGTGCTCCAGAACTATGTGCGGGCGGAACATGGGGACATCAAGTGCCACGAGTCCATTACCTACACAACGCATGCGGACTACACGTTCCTGGACAACCTTATTCCGCTTCTGGAGCGCTGGAACGCCCCGGTGAGCATTGCCATGCACGCGCCCGGCACGGATTTTCAGCCCACTGTGGACTCGATCCGGTACCTAAGGGAATGCCTGCCCGGCAGCCACCTGGTGCGTGCCTACACCACCTTCCACATCTACTTCGGCACCAAGCACATCCCCAAGTCGGTGCCCAAGCCGCACGACGTCTTCAAGACGGGCTACAACTGCACACTCCCACCGCCGTACTTCAACGTGAGCTCGGGCCATCTGTACAAGGCGCAGAAGAAGCTTCTGTATCCGGTGAATGTGGGTCGCAACATTGCCCGCGATTCGGCGCTTACCCACTTTATCCTGGCCTCGGACATCGAGCTGTATCCGAACCCGGGTCTGGTGAAGAAATTCCTCGAGATGATTGCCCGCAATGAGCAATACTTGAGGCGCAAAGCTCCCAG GGTATTCCCATTGGCCATCTTCGAGGTGGAGGAGAACTCTCCGGTGCCCCATGACAAGACCGAACTGCAGGAGTTCTTGCGCACAGGCAAAGCCATACCCTTCCATAAACGGGTCTGCGCCAGCTGTCATGGCGTACCCAAGTCCAAGGAGTGGATGTCCGCCAATGAGACAGACGAACTTAGTGTGTTTCATATAG GAAAACGAACTGGTTACTATGTGCACTGGGAGCCCATCTATATTGGAACCCATGCCGATCCTCACTACGATGAGAGACTCAGCTGGGAGGGTAAAAGCGACAAGATGCCTCAG GGCTATGCGCTTTGCGTAATGGACTACGAGTTCCACATACTGGATAACGCATTTCTGGTCCACAAACCTGGCATCAAAGTGCTGAAAAAGGACAATCGACGAGCCATGCTGTCCGGGAAGACGAACCAGCTGATACGAAAGATCATCTATCCAGAACTGAAGATCATGTACGGCATGCGCAAGGGATGTGCGATATAG